GCTCTTTGAAGAAGAGACTGTCGGGTACATCAGGCAAATTGCCTTCGATAACCTCTACAAAGTCGCGAGGAGGAAATACTTTGTCTTTTTTTACCAGCGCCCTAACCGCTACACTACCGCTGGGAAGCAGGGCAAGCTGGTCAAGAATAGCCTGCCCCACATAACCGGTCGCGCCGGTTAATACAACTCTTAGCATGTTGAGTGTTTCACTTTATATTTTATTTTTGTTGGTATCTGGATGCTGCTTTTATTATAGCCGCTCAAAACGCTTCAAATAAGGTTTTAGTAGATCTCGTCCGTTAAATTCAGCTTCTAGTACCGAGATAAACGTATAAACACCAACCAGTTTCCGATTTAGAAAAACAAACTCTTTAGGGGGGATTTTAAAGTATCGGTTAATAGCCGACACTGCCGCCCGTTTGGCCACGCGCGTGGGCAGGTCACTCTGTTTCCAACGATACTCGCCCTTGTCATTCAGTGCATAATCTGGCACTTCTACCTTGCGGTCAGCCAACGGTTCCAGTACGGCCATACAGACACCACCAAACTCTTCGAGCACTTTTTCCGGCCAGTCATCATGCATAAAGTTGAGTTTGATACCGCCTTCGATCACTCGTTTGAGGTCTCTCGTATAAGAGGCATAGATCATATCGCAAACAGGGTCGATAAATGCGTCTGGGTACTTTTGCACAGCACCAAAATCAAGAAGCACAATTCTATCCTCTGCATGCTTTTCATCTGCAAGTCGGATTCTATAATTGCCAAAATTGGGGTCTGTTTGAATCTCTTTCCAGATAAACATCTCTTTTAAGAACAGCTCTAACGCACTCTCGGCCAGTTTATTTCTACGACTTTGAGGCAGCGATAACACCTCCTCGCTTGATACCGACAAACCCGGCTCATAGGAGGTCGCCATAACATGAGGCGTTGAGTACTCGAGCAGTATTTCCGGCACGATAAACCGTTCGTCACCCTGCAACATTTTACCAAAACGTCGTGTAGTCTCTGCTTCAAGGGTGTAGTCTACCTCGCGGTGCATCATGACCCTGACTTCTTCTAGCCACTCATCAAAGTCACGGCTAAACGAGACTAGTTTTGCGAGCTTGAGTAACTGCGCCACCGCATCTAAGTCTGAATCAACGGCGTCAGCAACCCCTGGATACTGAATTTTTAAGCAAATTTCTTTACCATCAGATTTACGTCTTGCACGATGTACCTGACCCAGTGACGCGGCACCTATCGGTGTCTTTTCGATCTCGAGCTCATCTAGGGCGCCGTTACCCAACTCAAATCGCAGCACCTTTTCAATCGAAGGCCACTCTAGAGCAGTTGTTTGATCTTCAAGTGTATGGAGTGCTTCAGTTACTTCAACAGGTAAAAAATGCTCGCCGTAAAGCGCCATCACCTGCCCGATTTTAACCACGCTCCCTTTTAGCTTTCCCAACTCATCTACTAAGAATTCAGCCTGTCTAGAAAGCATTTTTTTACGTCTTTCTAACCGCTTATCTTTACTGGTAAAAACATTAGCAGCAACATGCCCTGCCATTCGAGTGCTTGCAAATAAGCCTGCTTTGGTAAGACTCAATCTTCTTTCAAAGCTACCCGTTTTTATACGAGCAACGGTATCGTTGTTTTTGTCATCTGCCATCTTTACTAACTTCAGCTATGTCCATTTAATCAGCGTCTCGCATTAGACCTCTGTCACCCTCTTTGTCATTGGGACGCTGTTAACTTACTTTCTCTCCATGAGCCTGCTTATCGGCATGGTATGAAGAACGAACCATTGGCCCACTAGCGACATGCTTAAACCCCATCGCTCGGCCTTTTTCCGCCAAGGCATCAAACTCTGCAGGAGTCACAAAACGCTCTAGTTTTAAGTGGTCTTTACTAGGCTGCAGGTACTGTCCCAAAGTGAGCATATCTACATCATGGCGTCTAAGATCTTCCATTACCTGTTCTACTTCAGCAATATCTTCACCAATACCCAACATTAAACCCGACTTTGT
This genomic window from Alkalimarinus sediminis contains:
- a CDS encoding ABC1 kinase family protein, translating into MADDKNNDTVARIKTGSFERRLSLTKAGLFASTRMAGHVAANVFTSKDKRLERRKKMLSRQAEFLVDELGKLKGSVVKIGQVMALYGEHFLPVEVTEALHTLEDQTTALEWPSIEKVLRFELGNGALDELEIEKTPIGAASLGQVHRARRKSDGKEICLKIQYPGVADAVDSDLDAVAQLLKLAKLVSFSRDFDEWLEEVRVMMHREVDYTLEAETTRRFGKMLQGDERFIVPEILLEYSTPHVMATSYEPGLSVSSEEVLSLPQSRRNKLAESALELFLKEMFIWKEIQTDPNFGNYRIRLADEKHAEDRIVLLDFGAVQKYPDAFIDPVCDMIYASYTRDLKRVIEGGIKLNFMHDDWPEKVLEEFGGVCMAVLEPLADRKVEVPDYALNDKGEYRWKQSDLPTRVAKRAAVSAINRYFKIPPKEFVFLNRKLVGVYTFISVLEAEFNGRDLLKPYLKRFERL